The DNA segment CGAATTCGGCCTCCTCCACGAACCGCCGATGGAATTCCAGGGCCTTTGTGGAGCAATCCAGGTGTTCGCGCACCTGTGTGAAGTAGTCCGCGTAGCTGTTGTGGTCCATGAGGGACTCTTCCGTCTGAAAGTGGACGATGGTATAGTTGTAGAATCGGCGGATGAAGCGGGACACCTCGGAGACGCTGGCTCCGGATTGAACCGCCTCGGCTATGTTGTTGATGAGCACCACGAGTTCCTTGTGCTGCTCGTCAATCAGATACACGCCAACAGCCATGCTGTCGTCCCATTCAAGAATCGCCATACGGACCGCCTTTCTCTTCCAACACCACTACAGTTACAGAAACAGTCTCACGCTTCACCCGAACGTCCTCTTCATCACATCCAACAGCTGCCCCATCCGGATGACGTAGGTGTGCTCGGCCAGCACACGCTTCCTGGCGGCCCGGGCGATCCTGGCCCGTTCTTCGGGATGCGCCAGATAGTGCCGCACGAGCTCCGGGATCTCCTGCGGGTCGCCATACACGGCCACCTCGCGCCCCGGCTCGAACAGGCGCTCCATCTGGGCGCGGTGGTCCGTCAGCAGGAACGCGCCGCACGCGGGCACGTCGAACACGCGCTGGTTCACCGCGCCCTTCATCTGGAGGCTGGTGCAGTTGAAGTTCACATCGCTGTGCGGATAAAAGCCCGGTAATTCATCATAGTAGGCCAGTTCCGAAAGTCTGCGCCAGCGCGTCCCCTCGTCGGGAAAGGTGAGCAGCCAGCCCTCGTCCCCGGCGATGAGGGGCGAAAATTCCATGACCTGCCCCAGGCAGAGGGCGCGGTACTGCCGTGTTGACTCCCAGATGACGGCGGTCTCGAAGGCCAGCTGGCGCTGCGGCGTGGCCAGGGCCTCGAAGGCTGGCATGAGGTGCGCGAAGTGCCCGGCCATGAATGCCCGCACGCTCCACTCGGGATGCTGGCCGAAGGCCTCGGCCAGCGTCGGCAGGGCTTCCAGCAGTTGCGGGCCGGGATTGGCATACTCCAGGCGTTTGGCGGTCTTTACGACCATGGAGTTGCCCACGAAGCTGACCTTGGCGCGCCAGGGATGATCCGGCGGCGCGGGCCGGTCAGGCGGGACGAAGCGGCGCTCGTCCGCAGCCAGGGGGAGATAGAACACGTTGTCGAAGCCCTGGGCGCCAAGCGGCTCCAGGTTGTCCGCGTCCCAGGTGAAGACCGCCGTCTTTTTGGCCGCCGGATTGGCATAGAGGGCCAGAGCCAGGGCCGGGTTGTCCACGAACCAGGAGGCCAGGGGGATGTCCAGCTTGGAGAGAAGCCCGGTGAGCAGCCCCTCGTGGTCCACGCCCAGGTGGTTCACGGTCAGGGCAAAGTGGGGGCGCAGTTCCTTGATGGCGGTGATGAGCGATCGCAGGTACTCGTCCAGGCCGAGTTCGTCGCCGCCGGTATCCAGGTAGCGGTAGCGGACCCCCATGCGGTCGAAGGCGGTCATGATCTCGCCCAGCAGGAAGAACCGGCTGGTGATCAGCAGCACCCTTGGGGCTTCAGCCACGCGGGATCACTTGGCGGCCTGGGCTGCGAGCGCCGCGAGCTCCTCGTCGGACTCGGCCACCGTGAAAAACTGCATGAGCTGCACAAGCCCCAGGGTCTTTTTCACCTGGGAGCTGGGCTTGAAGAGCACCAGGGTCCTGCCCGAGGTCTGGAGCCGGGTGTTGCAGGCAACCAGGAAGCCGATGCCGGAGGAGTCCATGAAGCTGACCTCGGAGAGGTCCAGGACCAGGGTGGCGGCGTTGGCGTCCTCCAGGTTCTTCTCCACGGCGTGCTTGAAGTCCTGCGTTACTTCCATGGTTATCTCGCCGACGTATCTGGCGGTCAGGCACGGGCCGTCGTGGGTCCAGGTCAGATTTTCCACAGGTCCTTCCTTATCTGTTTGACCACACGCAGCACGTTTTCCTTGCCGCGTGTGGTGAGTTCGCATGAGTCCGACAGCTTGCAGATGATGAACATGCCCCGGCCGCACTCGGAATCCGGGGGGGCGTTCTCGAAGGAGATGGAATTGCCGAAGCCCTTGCCCCAGTCCACCACCTCGAACTCCACGGAGCGCCCCGGATTGAGGCGCAGGCGGACCTCCATAGGCCCCTCCCCGCCCGCGTAGGCGTGGCGGGTGACGTTGGCGCAGGCCTCGGTGAGCACGATGTCCAGGTCGTGGAGGGTGTCCTCGTCCGAGACGAACCGGGCCACGGCGGCCACAGCGTCCTTGGCCAGGTTGCGGCTGGCCGACGGGGAGGACGGAGCGGTGAAGATGCGGATGAGGGGGCTGCCGACGCTGACCCACAGGGCGGTGACGTCGTCGGAGAACACGGGGCCGGTGCGCTCTCCGCAGAGGTTCTCCAGGAGCGTCTCCAGGGAGAAGCGGTTCTCGGCCAGGAGCTTTTCGCTCAGGATCTTGAAGTTCTCCAGTTCGAACATCTGGTGATCCAGGCCGCGCCATTCGTACCAGCCGTCGGTGTACAAGAAGAGGCCTGCGGGCCGCTCGAAGGTGATGGTCCTGGTGGTGAACTCCTGGTCGAAGAAACCCAGCACCGAGGCGGTGGCGTCCAGCCAGGTGGGCTTGCCGTCGCTCCAGACCAGCGGGGGACAGTGCCCGGCGTTGACGTAGGTGATGGTGCCGGCGTCGGGGTCGATGTCGGCGGCGGCCAGGGTGACGAAGTCGGGCTCCTCGCCGATGGAGGACAACAAATGCCGACTGGCCAGTGAGAGCATCTCCGAGAGCGAGAAATAGTGCGTCTTGGACACGCGCACCAGCGTGCGCACCACGGCCATGAGGAAGGCCGCCCGCGCGCCGTGGCCGGACACGTCGGCCATGACCACGCGGATGGAGCCGTCGGGCAGGGTGAAGAAGTCGTAGTAGTCGCCGCTGGCCCGTCCTGACGGGCGGTAGAAGCACTCCACTGTGGTCTCGCCAAGCACTGGCGAGCAGTCCGGCAGCAGGCGGCGCTGCAACCCGGCCACAAGGTCGATCTCGCGGCTGATGCGGTCGTAGGCCTGGCGCAGGCGGCGGGTCAGGGTCACCTGCCTTGCGGCCGCGCCCACGCGGGCCAGCAGCTCCTCGCGGTCGAAGGGCTTGCCCAGAAAGTCGTTGGCTCCTGCGGCGAAGGCCTTGGCCTTGAGGGCCTTGGTGTCCTGCGCGGTGAGCACGATGATCTGCACGTCGTGGTCCTGGGCCGTGCCGCGTACGTGGGCCATGACCTCGAGGCCCGACTTCACGGGCATGTTCATGTCCAGGATGATCACGTCCGGCTTGAACGCGCCGTGGGCCTCGATGGCCTCCTGCCCGTCCTCTGCGGCGTGCAGCCGGTAGTGGCTGCCCAGGATGTAGGTCAGGAGCCGAAGGACGGTTTTGGAGTCGTCCACCACCAGGACGCGGATGTCTTCGGGTGTTGCCATCAGGCGAAGTCCCGACTGTCCAGCATGATGGTCACCGGCCCGGCGTTCACCAGCCCCACGGCCATGTCCGCCCCGAACACGCCGCGCTGCGCGCGTCCTTCAGGAAGCAAGGCCTGCACGTCGTCGCAGAGCTTGTCGAACAGGGCCTGCGCCACCGCAGGCGGCGCGGCCTGGGAGAACGACGGGCGAAGGCCCTTGCGGCAGTCGGCGTACAGCGTGAACTGGGAGACGAGCAGCACCTCGCCCCCGGCGTCCAGGAGGCTCACGTTCATCTTGCCCGCCTCGTCGGGAAAAACCCGCAGTTTGACCAGTTTTTCGAGCATGGCCCGCCACCAGGGAGCATCCGGAGAGTCCGGGCCGTCCTGCGGGCCGAACCCGGCCAGCACCAGGAACCCCGGCCCCACGGCGGCCACGCGTTCCCCGGCCACGTCCACGTGCGCCTGGGACACGCGCTGGAGAATAAGCCTCACAGGACCTCGGAATACGTCGCCTTGCTGGTGGACTTTTCGTAGACGCTCACCTCGTACACCGTGGCGGGCAGCCCGGCCATCAGCCTCCCCAGTTCCCAGTAGATGAACCGGGCCAGGTTCTCGGCGGTGGGGTTTCTACGCTGGAAATAGGGGACGTTATTCAAGTGGGTGTGGTCCAGCTTGTCGGTAACGGCCTTGAGATGGGCCTTCAAGTCCTTGAAGTCCATGAGCATTTCCGTGTCCTGGGTCAGGCGTTCGCCCTCGAACACGGCCTCCACCACGAAGTTGTGCCCGTGCAGGGCCTCGCACGGCCCGTCGTAGTTGCGCAGGCAGTGGGAGGAGGAGAACTCGTCCGTTATCGTCAGCTTGAAAACGCCACGGCGCAGGGGTTTGCGCTCGGATGCAGGTATTGTCGTCATAATTGTGTAATCCTTGTTTATACCGTCGCCTTTCCGGCGTTGGCCAGACAGTCGTCCACCGCCTGCCAGAACTGCGGGCACGGCCCCACGCACAGCTCTTCGGAGAGCGAAGTCAGGCATTCCAGGTCGTCGTAGACCAGGCGCAGCCTGACCTTGGCCGAACCTGGGTACTTATGAAAGATTTCCTTGAGTCCCGCAAGGGTGGTGCAGGTGTTGGCCTCCACGCGCACCTCCACGGGCTCGTCCCCGGCGGCCACGGCCTCGCCCAGGGGCCGCGCGGACTGCACCATGAGTTTCAGCTTCACGGGGTGGTCGCCCGCCTCCTCCATCTCCTTGCCGATCTTGGCCGTGAGCAGCAGGGGCTGGTCGCCTTCGAGCAGCTCGCGGCATTTGGCGAAGGCCTCGGGGAAGAAGATGGCCTCGCCGTCGCCCGCTATGTCCTCCAGGCCGCAGAAGGCCATGCGGTCGCCCTTCTTGGTGATGTGCTCCTTCTTGGTGGTGATGATGGCCGCCACCTTCACCTCGCAGTCGGGCGCGTATCCCTTGCACTCGGACAGGGTCTTGATGCCCATGCGGCGCATGTCGCGGATAAAGGACTTCAGCGGATGGCTGGTCAGATAGAAGCCCAGGGCCTCTTTCTCGCGGGCCATCAGCTCCTGGTGCTCCCATTCGGGCACCGAGGCCTCCTCGCAGCTCATGCCAAGGCCGGGGGTCTTGTTCTGGGGGACCGGAGCCAGGGCCATGAGCGAGAGCTGCCCGGAGTTTCGCTCCTCGGCGCGCTTCTGCCCCTGGGACACGGCCCGGTCAAGCCCGGCCATCAGGGCGGCGCGCGGCGCGCCGAAGGAGTCCATGGCCCCGGCCTTGATGAGGAACTCCAGCACCCGCTTGGTCACCTTGCGCAGGTTCACCCGGGAGGTGAGGTCCACGAGGCTCAGGTAAGGTCCGTTCTCCCCGCGCTCGCGCACGATCTCGTTTATGGCCTCGCCGCCCACGTTCTTGATGCCCGCCAGCCCGTAGACGATCTGGGCGTCCTTCACGCTGAAGTGGCGCATGGACAGGTTCACGTCCGGGGGGAGCACCTCGATGCCCCGGTCCGAGCTGTCGGAGATGTATTTCAGGACCTTGTCCTGGTTTTCGATGTCCGACGTGATGAGCGCGGCCATGAAGGCCACCGGGAAGTGGGTCTTCAGAAAGGCCGTATGATAGGAGATGAGGGCGTAGGCTGCGGAGTGGGATTTGTTGAAGCCGTACTCCGCGAACTTCTCCATCAAGTCGAAGATTTCGTTGGCCTGGTCGGCGGGGATGTCCTTCCTGGCGGTGCCCTCCAGGAAGCGCTTGCGCTGGGTGGCCATCTCCTCGGCGTTCTTCTTGCCCATGGCCCGGCGCAACAGGTCGCCTTCGCCCAGCGAATAGCCCGAGAGCACCTGGGCGATCTGCATGACCTGTTCCTGGTACACGATGACGCCATACGTCGGCTTGAGCACCGGCTCCAGGTCCGGATGGGGGTATTTGACCTCCACCAGCCCGTGCTTGCGGTCGATGAACTCCTGCACCATGCCCGAGCCCAGGGGGCCGGGGCGGTACAGGGCCAGCATGGCGATGATGTCCTCGAAGCAGTTGGGTTTGAGCTGCCGCAGGTACTTGCGCATGCCGTCGGATTCCACCTGGAAGATGCCGTCGGTGTCGCCCTTG comes from the Fundidesulfovibrio putealis DSM 16056 genome and includes:
- a CDS encoding CgeB family protein; translated protein: MAEAPRVLLITSRFFLLGEIMTAFDRMGVRYRYLDTGGDELGLDEYLRSLITAIKELRPHFALTVNHLGVDHEGLLTGLLSKLDIPLASWFVDNPALALALYANPAAKKTAVFTWDADNLEPLGAQGFDNVFYLPLAADERRFVPPDRPAPPDHPWRAKVSFVGNSMVVKTAKRLEYANPGPQLLEALPTLAEAFGQHPEWSVRAFMAGHFAHLMPAFEALATPQRQLAFETAVIWESTRQYRALCLGQVMEFSPLIAGDEGWLLTFPDEGTRWRRLSELAYYDELPGFYPHSDVNFNCTSLQMKGAVNQRVFDVPACGAFLLTDHRAQMERLFEPGREVAVYGDPQEIPELVRHYLAHPEERARIARAARKRVLAEHTYVIRMGQLLDVMKRTFG
- a CDS encoding SpoIIE family protein phosphatase — translated: MATPEDIRVLVVDDSKTVLRLLTYILGSHYRLHAAEDGQEAIEAHGAFKPDVIILDMNMPVKSGLEVMAHVRGTAQDHDVQIIVLTAQDTKALKAKAFAAGANDFLGKPFDREELLARVGAAARQVTLTRRLRQAYDRISREIDLVAGLQRRLLPDCSPVLGETTVECFYRPSGRASGDYYDFFTLPDGSIRVVMADVSGHGARAAFLMAVVRTLVRVSKTHYFSLSEMLSLASRHLLSSIGEEPDFVTLAAADIDPDAGTITYVNAGHCPPLVWSDGKPTWLDATASVLGFFDQEFTTRTITFERPAGLFLYTDGWYEWRGLDHQMFELENFKILSEKLLAENRFSLETLLENLCGERTGPVFSDDVTALWVSVGSPLIRIFTAPSSPSASRNLAKDAVAAVARFVSDEDTLHDLDIVLTEACANVTRHAYAGGEGPMEVRLRLNPGRSVEFEVVDWGKGFGNSISFENAPPDSECGRGMFIICKLSDSCELTTRGKENVLRVVKQIRKDLWKI
- the dtd gene encoding D-aminoacyl-tRNA deacylase, producing MRLILQRVSQAHVDVAGERVAAVGPGFLVLAGFGPQDGPDSPDAPWWRAMLEKLVKLRVFPDEAGKMNVSLLDAGGEVLLVSQFTLYADCRKGLRPSFSQAAPPAVAQALFDKLCDDVQALLPEGRAQRGVFGADMAVGLVNAGPVTIMLDSRDFA
- the queD gene encoding 6-carboxytetrahydropterin synthase QueD; amino-acid sequence: MTTIPASERKPLRRGVFKLTITDEFSSSHCLRNYDGPCEALHGHNFVVEAVFEGERLTQDTEMLMDFKDLKAHLKAVTDKLDHTHLNNVPYFQRRNPTAENLARFIYWELGRLMAGLPATVYEVSVYEKSTSKATYSEVL
- a CDS encoding STAS domain-containing protein, with protein sequence MENLTWTHDGPCLTARYVGEITMEVTQDFKHAVEKNLEDANAATLVLDLSEVSFMDSSGIGFLVACNTRLQTSGRTLVLFKPSSQVKKTLGLVQLMQFFTVAESDEELAALAAQAAK
- a CDS encoding bacteriohemerythrin, which encodes MAILEWDDSMAVGVYLIDEQHKELVVLINNIAEAVQSGASVSEVSRFIRRFYNYTIVHFQTEESLMDHNSYADYFTQVREHLDCSTKALEFHRRFVEEAEFDLVEFLEYIVGWFRSHTTGIDQGLTEYLVERGLTHLEKSGKA